A genomic stretch from Deinococcus aquiradiocola includes:
- a CDS encoding RNA polymerase sigma factor: protein MIRSPTAALLARPDRAGRDPGRRTARPDSVEAVADPPDPPSDAHLMQSLQVRDERALATLYDRHSPGVYALLLRLLDPPSAQEVLQDVFLRLWEAPERFDAGRAELRAYLLVMARSRALDRLRQRRGEWRLYDDEGQDFPLPDDRQDPFARAADQQQADEVRQAMARLSDVQRETVRRAFLLGESREETARHMGVPVGTVKSRLNTALGALKRRLSVREDHE from the coding sequence ATGATCCGTTCCCCGACCGCCGCGCTCCTGGCCCGCCCCGACCGTGCCGGCCGCGACCCGGGCCGCCGCACCGCCCGGCCTGATAGCGTGGAGGCCGTGGCCGATCCGCCCGACCCGCCGAGTGACGCGCACCTCATGCAGTCCCTGCAGGTGCGGGATGAGCGCGCGCTGGCCACGCTGTACGACCGGCACAGTCCCGGCGTGTACGCCCTGCTGCTGCGCCTGCTGGACCCGCCGAGCGCGCAGGAGGTGCTGCAGGACGTGTTCCTGCGGCTGTGGGAGGCCCCGGAACGGTTCGATGCGGGCCGGGCAGAACTGCGCGCGTACCTGCTGGTGATGGCCCGCTCGCGCGCCCTGGACCGCCTGCGGCAACGGCGCGGCGAGTGGCGCCTCTACGACGACGAGGGCCAGGACTTCCCGCTCCCCGACGACCGTCAGGACCCCTTCGCCCGGGCCGCCGACCAGCAGCAGGCCGACGAGGTGCGGCAGGCGATGGCGCGCCTGAGCGACGTGCAGCGCGAAACGGTGCGGCGCGCCTTCCTGCTGGGCGAGTCGCGCGAGGAAACGGCACGGCACATGGGCGTCCCGGTCGGCACGGTCAAGAGCCGCCTGAACACCGCGCTCGGCGCCCTGAAACGCCGCCTCTCCGTACGGGAGGACCACGAATGA
- a CDS encoding nitroreductase family protein has translation MQHGLHPPLPHPGRTPMSGLPLSLHDSVRERRTVDLLNLSAVPVAPPVIERVLEAANWAPSHGQTEPWRFAVFTGEARMRLSGALATSLALLKGEPQADPEVLRLQQGRQQLAPVWIAVAVEPAVQPRMPLHEEQWAVACAVQNLMLTARSLGLASKWISNPPSLHDATRAALGFGERASMMGVLYLGYPRDEGSWPAGKRRPLAEKVRYFTD, from the coding sequence GTGCAGCATGGCCTTCACCCTCCCCTCCCCCATCCCGGCCGCACCCCGATGAGCGGCCTCCCCCTCAGCCTGCACGACAGCGTCCGCGAGCGCCGCACCGTGGACCTCCTGAACCTCAGTGCCGTCCCGGTCGCGCCGCCCGTCATCGAACGCGTGCTGGAGGCCGCGAACTGGGCTCCCAGCCATGGGCAGACCGAACCGTGGCGCTTCGCGGTCTTCACCGGCGAGGCCCGCATGCGTCTCTCCGGAGCGCTCGCCACCTCCCTGGCCCTGCTGAAAGGCGAACCGCAGGCGGACCCCGAGGTGCTGCGCCTGCAGCAGGGCCGCCAGCAGCTTGCGCCCGTCTGGATCGCGGTCGCGGTGGAGCCCGCCGTGCAGCCGCGCATGCCGCTGCACGAGGAGCAGTGGGCGGTCGCGTGCGCCGTGCAGAACCTGATGCTGACGGCGCGCTCGCTGGGACTGGCGAGCAAGTGGATCAGCAACCCGCCCAGCCTGCACGACGCGACGCGCGCGGCACTCGGCTTCGGTGAGCGCGCCAGCATGATGGGCGTGCTGTACCTCGGCTACCCGCGCGACGAGGGCAGCTGGCCCGCCGGGAAGCGCCGCCCGCTGGCGGAGAAGGTCCGGTACTTCACCGACTGA
- a CDS encoding YncE family protein, whose translation MTPQPPVPPEHDRWRDELHLAAASGRRPGPALDAHLQHCSACREEWALLQTLQATLLEDAAAPPAAPPPAVRDALLRRANGRTVARPAPVQARSAVRPGARAALWPGLALGAAAVAAALLLTGTLLGPPSLAGGLPDPAVVVNAGPALLVASNGALPPAGRGTPGTARVSLVTGERVTATLDLPSPSPAWFTEGLRVGEDVYLADAGNDRVLEVQLSPLRLRRAYPVPGGVAGLSAGNGRVYYKSVRGEVGTLPTVLHAGTRMALHAEAPTRMPDVMDGVLMQRGTLYVTHHLRGELCLLDPVTLAVRTRVHVGGAPVGITADREGLLLLDVQGRLLRTDFQGRVRRTWALPGQPDKFVLNGRTVVVTDRAGTVTRLDLGSGAQRSAALHHPMDVTLDPRGDIVVAQGGRGVALLTPDLTVMPGGDVR comes from the coding sequence ATGACCCCCCAACCCCCCGTCCCACCGGAACACGACCGCTGGCGTGACGAACTGCACCTTGCCGCCGCGTCCGGACGAAGGCCCGGTCCGGCGCTGGACGCTCACCTGCAGCACTGCTCCGCCTGCCGGGAAGAGTGGGCGCTGTTGCAGACCCTGCAGGCGACCCTGCTGGAGGACGCCGCCGCGCCGCCTGCCGCGCCGCCGCCCGCCGTGCGGGACGCACTGCTGCGCCGCGCGAACGGCCGCACCGTGGCCCGCCCCGCACCGGTTCAGGCGAGGTCGGCAGTCCGTCCAGGGGCCCGCGCCGCCCTGTGGCCCGGGCTCGCGCTCGGTGCGGCTGCCGTCGCCGCCGCCCTGCTGCTCACCGGAACGCTCCTCGGCCCACCCAGCCTCGCGGGTGGCCTGCCGGACCCGGCCGTCGTCGTGAACGCCGGACCGGCCCTGCTCGTCGCCAGCAACGGCGCCCTCCCTCCCGCCGGACGCGGGACGCCCGGCACGGCCCGCGTGAGCCTCGTCACGGGCGAACGCGTGACCGCCACCCTCGACCTGCCCTCTCCGTCCCCTGCGTGGTTCACGGAGGGCCTGCGCGTCGGCGAGGACGTGTACCTCGCCGACGCCGGCAACGACCGCGTCCTCGAAGTCCAGCTGAGCCCCCTGCGCCTGCGGCGCGCCTACCCCGTGCCGGGCGGCGTGGCGGGCCTGAGTGCCGGCAACGGCCGCGTGTACTACAAGTCCGTGCGCGGCGAGGTCGGCACCCTCCCCACCGTCCTGCACGCCGGGACGCGGATGGCGCTGCACGCCGAGGCGCCCACCCGCATGCCGGACGTGATGGACGGCGTGCTGATGCAGCGCGGCACCCTGTACGTCACGCACCACCTGCGCGGCGAACTGTGCCTCCTCGACCCGGTCACGCTCGCCGTCCGGACGCGCGTACACGTGGGGGGCGCGCCGGTCGGAATCACCGCGGACCGGGAGGGCCTGCTGCTGCTGGACGTGCAGGGCCGCCTGCTCCGCACCGACTTCCAGGGCCGCGTGCGGCGCACCTGGGCGCTGCCGGGCCAGCCGGACAAGTTCGTGCTGAACGGCCGCACGGTCGTCGTCACGGACCGCGCAGGAACCGTCACCCGCCTCGACCTCGGCAGCGGAGCGCAGCGCAGCGCGGCCCTCCACCACCCGATGGACGTGACGCTCGACCCGCGCGGCGACATCGTGGTCGCGCAGGGTGGGCGCGGCGTCGCGCTCCTCACGCCGGACCTGACCGTGATGCCCGGCGGCGACGTGCGCTGA
- a CDS encoding EAL domain-containing protein, protein MPPDPKLPLLPERVAQERYDEAWRLLEHGHFADAQATFEHLLTHDLDRRIQADVRSGLAGTLHLQGRSMQALSELHRALALREELQDDMAVASTYNNLGILSLELGNLALAAEHLENARVLLSGQPDHPLFVPLLCNLARTHLDHGDLGRAEQYAREGLALVGGPPDRQSVALHLNLAESLLGQGELQEARAHLHSACQGAGRIEAQDLLMRARHGTALALEQEGRLEAAITVMDEVLLLARDAQDNAVEILCTLGLARLELQAGRPASALDHARAALRTCWQAGRRLMELETHDLLCRILSSLGEHVLALEHVGEARQLERELRNDDNEQRLMILNMRHDVERVKHDRAAAWHATHLAETKIREQLAELQRLALYDTLTGLPNRTLLTDRLRQWVGTGRPVTVGLLNLKRFRQINLTYGQASGDALLAHVAMLLSTSLQDGETASRPGGAEFLLLMHSGDGPAAVAARVQAALERTPMNLDGREYWPEMALGLATFPDDSMNTETLLKHADLALHHALTTDARWALFHPDLTSGTMTFERELQTATREQQWELHHQPQIHAGTGHVLGVEALLRWRHPVRGLVPPAEFIPALEDSNLIVEVGAWVLTEACRQIAPLGDLRVSVNVSARQFLNGASLIGAVQGALRDSGLPASRLELELTESQVMRNPEYAVGVLQALRALGVRVSIDDFGTGHSSFAYLRQFPLDALKIDRAFVRELAGDRRDRAIVETIAHLAHGLGLEVVAEGIETERQAEITREIGVDLLQGYLFGRPLPLADLKAYLNRCPGEDSAPVAATDSPAEPPRP, encoded by the coding sequence GTGCCCCCAGACCCGAAGCTTCCCCTGCTGCCCGAACGCGTCGCCCAGGAGCGGTACGACGAAGCGTGGCGACTGCTGGAACACGGGCACTTCGCGGACGCGCAGGCCACCTTCGAGCACCTGCTCACCCACGACCTCGACCGCCGCATTCAGGCGGACGTCCGCAGCGGCCTCGCCGGAACGCTGCACCTGCAGGGACGCAGCATGCAGGCGCTGAGCGAACTGCACCGCGCCCTCGCGCTGCGCGAGGAACTGCAGGACGACATGGCCGTCGCAAGCACCTACAACAACCTCGGCATCCTGAGCCTGGAACTCGGGAACCTCGCGCTGGCCGCCGAGCACCTCGAGAACGCCCGCGTCCTGCTGAGCGGACAGCCGGATCATCCGCTGTTCGTGCCGCTGCTGTGCAACCTGGCCCGCACGCACCTGGACCACGGCGACCTCGGCCGGGCCGAACAGTACGCGCGTGAAGGGCTCGCCCTCGTGGGCGGACCGCCCGACCGGCAGAGCGTCGCCCTGCACCTGAATCTCGCCGAGTCGCTGCTCGGCCAGGGCGAGCTGCAGGAGGCCAGGGCACACCTGCACAGCGCCTGCCAGGGCGCGGGACGCATCGAAGCGCAGGACCTGCTGATGCGGGCACGGCACGGCACGGCCCTCGCGCTGGAACAGGAGGGACGCCTGGAGGCCGCCATCACCGTGATGGACGAGGTGCTGCTCCTGGCGCGTGACGCGCAGGACAACGCCGTGGAGATCCTCTGCACCCTGGGGCTCGCGCGGCTCGAACTGCAGGCCGGGCGGCCCGCGAGCGCCCTGGACCACGCGCGGGCCGCGCTGCGCACCTGCTGGCAGGCGGGGCGGCGCCTGATGGAACTGGAGACGCACGACCTGCTGTGCCGGATCCTCAGTTCGCTCGGCGAGCACGTCCTCGCACTGGAACACGTGGGCGAGGCGAGACAGCTGGAGCGCGAACTGCGCAACGACGACAACGAGCAGCGCCTGATGATCCTGAACATGCGGCACGACGTGGAACGCGTGAAGCACGACCGGGCCGCCGCGTGGCACGCGACGCACCTCGCGGAAACCAAGATCCGCGAACAGCTTGCGGAACTGCAGCGCCTCGCCCTGTATGACACCCTGACCGGCCTCCCCAACCGCACGCTGCTCACCGACCGCCTGAGGCAGTGGGTCGGAACCGGGCGTCCCGTCACGGTCGGCCTGCTGAACCTGAAGCGCTTCCGGCAGATCAACCTCACGTACGGGCAGGCGAGCGGGGACGCGCTGCTCGCGCACGTCGCGATGCTGCTGTCCACGTCGCTGCAGGACGGCGAGACGGCGTCCCGGCCCGGCGGGGCGGAATTCCTGCTCCTGATGCACTCGGGTGACGGCCCGGCCGCGGTGGCGGCACGCGTGCAGGCCGCCCTGGAGCGCACCCCCATGAACCTCGACGGGCGCGAGTACTGGCCGGAGATGGCGCTCGGCCTCGCGACGTTCCCGGACGACAGCATGAACACCGAGACCCTGCTGAAGCACGCGGACCTCGCCCTGCACCACGCGCTCACCACGGACGCCCGCTGGGCACTGTTCCACCCGGACCTGACGAGCGGCACGATGACCTTCGAGAGGGAACTGCAGACCGCGACGCGCGAACAGCAGTGGGAACTGCACCACCAGCCGCAGATTCACGCGGGCACCGGTCACGTGCTGGGCGTGGAGGCCCTCCTGCGCTGGCGCCACCCGGTCCGGGGACTCGTCCCGCCCGCCGAGTTCATCCCGGCGCTGGAGGACTCGAACCTGATCGTGGAGGTGGGCGCGTGGGTGCTGACGGAAGCGTGCCGTCAGATCGCGCCGCTCGGTGACCTGCGCGTGAGCGTGAACGTCAGCGCCCGCCAGTTCCTGAACGGCGCGTCGCTGATCGGGGCAGTCCAGGGCGCCCTGCGGGATTCCGGGCTGCCCGCGTCGCGCCTGGAACTGGAACTCACGGAAAGTCAGGTGATGCGCAACCCCGAGTACGCGGTCGGGGTGCTGCAGGCGCTCCGGGCACTGGGCGTGCGCGTCTCCATCGACGATTTCGGGACGGGGCACTCCAGTTTCGCGTACCTGCGCCAGTTCCCGCTCGACGCGCTGAAGATCGACCGGGCCTTCGTCCGGGAACTCGCGGGCGACCGGCGCGACCGGGCCATCGTGGAGACCATCGCGCACCTCGCACACGGCCTGGGCCTGGAGGTGGTGGCCGAGGGCATCGAGACGGAACGGCAGGCCGAGATCACCCGCGAGATCGGGGTGGACCTGCTGCAGGGCTACCTGTTCGGGCGGCCCCTGCCGCTCGCGGACCTGAAGGCGTACCTGAACCGCTGCCCCGGCGAGGACAGCGCGCCGGTCGCGGCGACGGACAGCCCGGCAGAACCCCCGCGGCCCTGA
- a CDS encoding nitronate monooxygenase, whose product MSGWPLARAVSRAGQLGVVSATCLDTVMVRRLQDGDPGGHTRRALAHFPSQDAVREVLDRYFLPGGRAAGQPYRRVPLPGVPLQPENERLTVMANFVEVWLAREGHGGTVGVNLLTKVQLQTLPGLYGAVLAGVHVVLMGAGIPRDVPQVLDRFAAGQAATLRLDVTGAAAPTVLTFDPASLGLEGVPLARPAFLPVVSSNVLAAMLARRGEGAVQGFVVEGPTAGGHSAPPRGDRALDERGEPRYGPKDEVDLQALAALGLPFWLAGGTGSPEALRDAWARGAAGVQVGTLFAYCEESGLRADLRDRALRGARRGELRVRTDPHASPTGFPFKVVMLPGTLADPDVYAARTRRCDLGYLRESYARPDGLVGFRCPAEPVGEYTRKGGRAEDTRGRMCLCNALLADVGLGQTQPQGPEPALLTSGDDLRSAGRWPHGQVPDSGPGQDTSGYAALDALRYLLD is encoded by the coding sequence GTGTCCGGCTGGCCGCTCGCACGGGCCGTGTCGCGGGCCGGTCAGCTGGGCGTCGTGTCGGCCACGTGCCTGGACACCGTGATGGTCCGGCGACTGCAGGACGGCGATCCGGGCGGTCACACCCGGCGCGCCCTGGCACACTTCCCGAGTCAGGATGCGGTGCGGGAGGTGCTCGACCGGTACTTCCTGCCGGGAGGCCGGGCGGCGGGGCAGCCGTACCGGCGCGTGCCGCTGCCCGGCGTGCCACTGCAGCCGGAGAACGAGCGTCTGACGGTCATGGCGAACTTCGTGGAGGTGTGGCTGGCCCGTGAGGGGCACGGCGGCACGGTCGGCGTGAACCTCCTCACCAAGGTTCAGCTGCAGACCCTGCCGGGCCTGTACGGCGCGGTCCTGGCGGGCGTGCACGTCGTGCTGATGGGAGCAGGCATCCCGCGCGACGTGCCGCAGGTCCTCGACCGCTTCGCGGCGGGACAGGCGGCGACCCTGCGGCTAGACGTGACGGGCGCGGCCGCCCCGACCGTCCTGACCTTCGATCCGGCGTCCCTGGGCCTGGAGGGCGTACCGCTCGCGCGTCCGGCCTTCCTGCCGGTCGTGTCGTCGAACGTGCTGGCGGCCATGCTGGCCCGGCGCGGCGAGGGGGCCGTGCAGGGCTTCGTGGTGGAGGGCCCCACGGCGGGCGGGCACAGCGCCCCCCCGCGCGGGGACCGCGCCCTCGACGAACGGGGCGAACCGCGCTACGGCCCGAAAGACGAGGTGGACCTGCAGGCCCTCGCGGCGCTCGGCCTGCCGTTCTGGCTGGCGGGCGGGACGGGCTCGCCGGAAGCGCTGCGGGACGCGTGGGCGCGCGGCGCGGCAGGTGTGCAGGTGGGCACGCTGTTCGCGTACTGTGAGGAGTCCGGCCTGCGCGCGGACCTGCGCGACCGGGCGCTGCGGGGCGCTCGGCGCGGTGAGCTGCGCGTACGGACGGACCCGCACGCGTCCCCGACCGGCTTTCCCTTTAAGGTGGTGATGCTGCCCGGCACGCTCGCCGACCCGGACGTGTACGCGGCCCGCACGCGCCGCTGCGACCTGGGGTACCTGCGCGAGAGTTACGCCCGGCCGGACGGCCTCGTGGGATTCCGCTGCCCGGCCGAACCGGTCGGGGAGTACACCCGCAAGGGGGGCCGGGCGGAGGACACGCGGGGCCGCATGTGCCTGTGCAACGCGCTGCTGGCCGACGTGGGCCTGGGGCAGACGCAGCCACAGGGACCGGAGCCCGCGCTGCTCACGAGCGGCGACGACCTGCGCAGCGCAGGCCGCTGGCCGCACGGACAGGTCCCGGATTCCGGGCCGGGGCAGGACACCTCCGGGTACGCCGCCCTGGACGCCCTCCGGTACCTGCTCGACTGA
- a CDS encoding aldo/keto reductase codes for MTTDPAVHAEPYTPAPARYAGMTYRRSGRSGLHLPAISLGLWHNFAAQEFGGRDSLENARAMLRRAFDLGVTHFDLANNYGPPPGSAERTFGRVIQQDLRPYRDELIVSSKAGYDMWDGPYGSWGSRKSLIASLDQSLARMGLEYVDIFYHHRPDPQTPLEETMTALDHIVRSGRALYVGLSNYSPEATRHAAALLRELGTPALIHQPSYSMLNRHVEAGLLAALRDTGMGSIVFSPLQQGLLTDRYLDGGIPEGSRASTGRFLRPEHVTDAVLARTRALNALALERGQTLAQMALAWVLRWPEVTSALIGASRPAQIDDAVGALARLEFGAAELARIEEILAG; via the coding sequence ATGACGACCGACCCCGCAGTGCACGCCGAGCCCTACACGCCCGCCCCCGCCCGGTACGCGGGCATGACGTACCGCCGCAGCGGACGCAGCGGCCTGCACCTCCCGGCCATCTCGCTCGGACTGTGGCACAACTTCGCCGCGCAGGAGTTCGGCGGGCGCGACAGCCTGGAGAACGCGCGCGCCATGCTGAGGCGCGCCTTCGACCTGGGCGTCACACACTTCGACCTCGCCAACAACTACGGCCCGCCGCCCGGCAGTGCCGAACGCACCTTCGGGCGGGTGATCCAGCAGGACCTGCGGCCCTACCGCGACGAGCTGATCGTGTCCAGCAAGGCCGGGTACGACATGTGGGACGGCCCGTACGGCAGCTGGGGAAGCCGCAAGTCGCTGATCGCCAGCCTGGACCAGAGCCTCGCGCGCATGGGGCTGGAGTACGTGGACATCTTCTACCACCACCGGCCCGACCCGCAGACACCGCTGGAGGAGACGATGACGGCCCTGGACCACATCGTGCGGAGCGGGCGGGCCCTGTACGTGGGGCTCAGCAACTACTCGCCGGAAGCGACGCGGCACGCGGCCGCCCTGCTGCGGGAGCTGGGCACGCCCGCCCTGATCCACCAGCCGTCGTACAGCATGCTGAACCGGCACGTGGAGGCGGGGCTGCTGGCGGCGCTGCGTGACACGGGGATGGGCAGCATCGTGTTCAGTCCGCTGCAGCAGGGGCTCCTGACGGACCGGTACCTGGACGGCGGGATTCCGGAGGGGTCGCGGGCGAGCACGGGCCGGTTCCTGCGGCCGGAGCACGTGACGGACGCGGTGCTGGCCCGCACGCGCGCCCTGAACGCGCTGGCGCTGGAGCGCGGGCAGACGCTCGCGCAGATGGCGCTGGCGTGGGTGCTGCGCTGGCCGGAGGTCACGTCGGCACTCATCGGTGCGAGCCGCCCGGCGCAGATCGACGACGCGGTGGGGGCGCTCGCGCGGCTGGAGTTCGGGGCGGCGGAACTGGCGCGCATCGAGGAGATTCTGGCGGGCTGA
- the modA gene encoding molybdate ABC transporter substrate-binding protein: MLKSLTLTALLLATGSASAANLTVYAAASLTDAFTELGKAFDAQSGHRTTFSFAGSQALRTQLENGAKADVYASANDAQYTPLVTRGLVAPGQAFVRNKLTLIVPKSNASLRTLNDLTKPGLKLVLADRTVPVGDYTRRMLTAIDRSGTYGRDFSARVLKNVVSEETNVRQVALKVQLGEADAAVVYATDVTPTLKPLVRAIALPTRFNQNASYPIGVLKGTASPEAAQAFVTYVQSPAGQKILRKWGFLSLQ; this comes from the coding sequence ATGCTGAAATCCCTCACCCTGACCGCCCTCCTCCTCGCCACCGGCAGCGCGTCCGCCGCGAACCTCACCGTGTACGCCGCCGCGTCCCTCACCGACGCCTTCACCGAACTCGGCAAAGCCTTCGACGCCCAGAGCGGCCACCGGACCACCTTCAGCTTCGCCGGGTCCCAGGCCCTCCGGACGCAGCTCGAAAACGGCGCGAAGGCCGACGTGTACGCCAGCGCCAACGACGCCCAGTACACCCCCCTCGTCACCAGAGGGCTGGTGGCTCCGGGGCAGGCCTTCGTCCGCAACAAGCTCACCCTCATCGTCCCGAAGAGCAACGCCTCGCTGCGCACCCTGAACGACCTCACGAAACCGGGCCTGAAGCTGGTCCTCGCCGACAGGACCGTCCCGGTCGGCGACTACACCCGCCGCATGCTGACGGCCATCGACAGGTCCGGCACGTACGGCCGGGACTTCTCCGCCCGCGTCCTGAAGAACGTCGTCAGCGAGGAGACCAACGTCCGGCAGGTCGCCCTCAAGGTGCAGCTCGGCGAGGCGGACGCCGCCGTCGTGTACGCCACCGACGTGACGCCCACCCTGAAGCCCCTCGTGCGCGCGATCGCCCTCCCCACCCGTTTCAACCAGAACGCCAGCTACCCCATCGGCGTCCTCAAGGGCACCGCCAGTCCCGAGGCGGCGCAGGCCTTCGTGACGTACGTGCAGTCGCCCGCCGGGCAGAAGATCCTCAGGAAGTGGGGCTTCCTCAGCCTGCAATGA
- a CDS encoding ABC transporter permease, with protein MAAFLLTPTLVLLHAGLGPRFVPTLQSPAVQDALRVSLVTTGVTLLLTVLLVTPVAYLLARFRFPGRTLLDTLLDLPIVLPPVVAGVGLLLTFGRTGLLGAPLHLAGVDLAFSPAAVVMAQLFTSAPFYLRTAKAGFGAVDRDAEGAARTDGADGWAVFRLITWPLAFPFLLEGLVLTWARALGEFGATVLFAGSLQGRTRTVTLAIYSALESDLAPALVLSAVMVLLSFTVLVTVRLLAARRGDPD; from the coding sequence ATGGCGGCGTTCCTGCTGACACCGACGCTGGTGCTGCTGCACGCCGGACTCGGCCCGCGGTTCGTGCCGACCCTGCAGAGTCCCGCCGTGCAGGACGCCCTGCGCGTGAGCCTCGTCACGACGGGCGTCACGCTGCTCCTCACGGTGCTGCTCGTGACGCCCGTCGCGTACCTGCTCGCCCGGTTCCGCTTCCCGGGCCGCACCCTGCTCGACACGCTGCTCGATTTGCCCATCGTGCTGCCGCCCGTCGTGGCAGGCGTCGGCCTGCTCCTCACCTTCGGCCGGACCGGGCTGCTCGGCGCGCCCCTGCACCTGGCGGGCGTGGACCTCGCCTTCTCCCCCGCGGCGGTCGTGATGGCGCAGCTGTTCACGTCCGCGCCCTTCTACCTGCGGACCGCGAAGGCGGGCTTCGGGGCGGTGGACCGCGACGCGGAAGGGGCGGCGCGCACGGACGGCGCGGACGGGTGGGCGGTGTTCCGGCTCATCACGTGGCCGCTCGCGTTTCCCTTCCTGCTGGAGGGTCTGGTCCTGACGTGGGCGCGCGCACTGGGGGAATTCGGGGCGACCGTGCTGTTCGCCGGATCGCTGCAGGGCCGCACGCGCACCGTCACGCTCGCCATCTACTCGGCCCTGGAGTCGGACCTCGCGCCCGCGCTGGTGCTGTCGGCCGTGATGGTGCTGCTGTCCTTCACGGTGCTCGTCACGGTGAGGCTCCTCGCCGCGCGCCGGGGCGACCCCGACTGA
- a CDS encoding substrate-binding domain-containing protein, producing the protein MTPTGTPDRAAHGPPADPLPSRVRARREELHVRPGDLAARCGITRQALHAIETDAYTPNTVVALRLARALACRVEDLFQLQDDPAPQVHARLLGPAQPAGTRVQLAQLGDDWLAQPLSGQSGWDQPADGTLRSDASGDAPASVQPFTDLRLAQRTAVLTGCDPSLGLAAMHAARHTPDVRVLWRNASSLQALRAVARGEAHAAGIHLWEATTGISNLGAVERELPGRRAHLYTLWEWEQGLIVPRGNPKRVTGPESLIHGQLRLVNREDGAGSRLLLDAWLAGLGVTLAERARLPGYRDEAPSHLEAAGRVAAGVADAAPGPRSAAQVLGLDFVPVQRERFDLVVPDPYLTHPAIAALIGVAQQQSFRAELSALGGYDPAHAGEHWQSTP; encoded by the coding sequence ATGACGCCCACAGGGACCCCGGACCGTGCCGCGCACGGCCCGCCCGCAGACCCCCTCCCCAGCCGCGTCCGTGCACGGCGCGAGGAGCTGCACGTCCGCCCCGGCGACCTCGCCGCCCGCTGCGGCATCACCCGGCAGGCCCTGCACGCCATCGAGACGGACGCGTACACCCCCAACACCGTCGTCGCCCTGCGCCTCGCCCGCGCGCTCGCCTGCCGCGTCGAGGACCTCTTCCAGCTGCAGGACGACCCCGCCCCGCAAGTCCACGCGCGCCTGCTCGGCCCCGCACAGCCCGCCGGGACGCGCGTGCAGCTCGCGCAGCTCGGCGACGACTGGCTCGCCCAGCCGCTCTCCGGGCAGAGCGGCTGGGACCAGCCGGCCGACGGCACCCTCCGCAGCGACGCCAGCGGCGACGCGCCCGCCAGCGTGCAGCCCTTCACGGACCTGCGCCTCGCGCAGCGCACGGCGGTCCTGACGGGCTGCGACCCGTCGCTCGGCCTGGCCGCCATGCACGCGGCCCGGCACACCCCGGACGTGCGGGTCCTGTGGCGCAACGCGTCCAGCCTGCAGGCCCTGCGGGCCGTGGCGCGCGGCGAGGCGCACGCGGCCGGCATTCACCTGTGGGAGGCCACGACCGGCATCTCGAACCTCGGCGCGGTGGAGCGAGAACTGCCGGGACGCCGCGCCCACCTGTACACCCTCTGGGAGTGGGAGCAGGGCCTGATCGTGCCGCGCGGCAACCCGAAGCGCGTCACCGGCCCGGAAAGCCTGATCCACGGGCAGCTGCGCCTCGTGAACCGCGAGGACGGTGCGGGCAGCCGCCTGCTGCTCGACGCGTGGCTCGCCGGACTCGGCGTGACGCTCGCCGAGCGCGCCCGTCTGCCCGGCTACCGCGACGAGGCACCCAGCCACCTGGAGGCCGCCGGGCGCGTCGCGGCGGGTGTCGCGGACGCCGCGCCGGGGCCCCGCTCGGCCGCGCAGGTGCTCGGGCTGGACTTCGTGCCGGTGCAGCGCGAACGCTTCGACCTGGTCGTGCCGGACCCGTACCTCACGCACCCCGCCATCGCCGCGCTGATCGGCGTGGCGCAGCAGCAGTCGTTCCGGGCGGAACTCAGCGCCCTGGGCGGCTACGACCCCGCGCATGCGGGCGAGCACTGGCAGTCCACCCCCTGA